One genomic window of Cannabis sativa cultivar Pink pepper isolate KNU-18-1 chromosome 2, ASM2916894v1, whole genome shotgun sequence includes the following:
- the LOC115719183 gene encoding transcription factor MYB13 — translation MGSRRACCENMGLRKGPWTPEEDHILISYIQQFGHANWRALPKQAGLLRCGKSCRLRWINYLRPDIKRGNFSKEEEDTIIKLHHNLGNRWSSIATQLPGRTDNEIKNFWHTHLKKKIKKKLIMKQSSNSETDHLDHEAILQPMTMMMMVNNARTSSSNATTVVNNNVHHQQHHYYKHSTTRTVFFDPKLQISSSLLLNSDDVHHSFMDHNNNNNTDEDDVMEEGIHNFWYKLLVKSAETATAAASVPPALANFG, via the exons ATGGGTAGTAGGAGAGCATGTTGTGAGAATATGGGACTGAGAAAAGGACCATGGACCCCTGAAGAAGATCACATACTCATTTCTTATATCCAACAATTCGGTCATGCAAATTGGAGGGCTCTTCCTAAACAagcag GTCTGTTAAGGTGTGGAAAGAGCTGTAGGCTTCGTTGGATAAATTACTTGAGGCCTGATATTAAAAGAGGAAACTTCAGCAAAGAAGAGGAAGACACCATCATCAAGCTACATCACAATCTTGGAAATAG ATGGTCTTCTATAGCGACCCAATTACCAGGAAGAACAGACAACGAAATAAAAAACTTCTGGCACACCCACTTGAAGAAGAAAATCAAGAAGAAGTTAATAATGAAACAAAGTAGTAATAGTGAAACTGATCATCTTGACCATGAAGCAATATTACAACCCAtgacgatgatgatgatggtcaATAATGCCAGAACTAGTAGTAGTAATGCTACTACAGTTGTTAATAATAATGTCCATCACCAACAACACCATTATTACAAGCATTCTACTACCAGGACAGTCTTTTTTGATCCAAAATTACAGATCTCATCATCATTATTGTTAAACTCTGATGATGTACATCACTCATTCATGGatcataataacaataataatactgATGAGGATGATGTTATGGAGGAAGGCATTCACAACTTTTGGTACAAACTTCTTGTGAAGTCAGCAGAGACTGCTACTGCTGCTGCTTCAGTACCACCAGCTCTTGCAAATTTtggataa